CAGCGTGGTCATCGGGAACCACCGCCGTTCACGGCCTGCCCGACCCACTGCCACGCGTCCCGCAGCCGGTCGGTCGCGGCGACCGTCCGGCCGTGCCGGCGGATGACCCAGACCGGCCGACTCGAAAAGTCCGAGTGGAACCGCAGCACGTCATAGCCCTCGATCAGCCAATGACCCGGCTCAACACACGACGCCTCCAGCCCCAGCGCCTCGTAGTGCTCGCTCATGAGGCACCCCCGGACAGCAACACCGTGACCAGCGCCGCCACGAACAAGCACAGGTGGTGGAACGACTGATCCAGCGCATACCCAGCGGTCCCGAGCGACGGGTTGTCGTCATACGGCCGGCCGTCGCGGTCAACACCGGACCGAGGGACACCGAGCGCCAGGAAACCGCCCTTGCCGATCCAGCGAGCGAACCGCTCCAGATGCACCCGACGATCGGCCAGGTAGTGCGTGCCGGCCGACAACACCTGACCGGCCACGAACCCCAGCCAGGACACGTGCAGGTCCAGTACCTGCCAGACCAGCAGCCCCAGCAGCGCCGTGGTCGCGGTGTAGGTGGCGACGTGACGAAGGCAGGCCAGCCGACCCGCCCAGCCGGGCTTGCCCTTGCACAGGGCCTGGGTGTGGGTCTGAATCCAGTGGTCGCCCACCGTGTGAGCGGCCAGCAGAGCCGCGAGGTAGGCGGCGAACGCGGCGGTCATGCGACAACCTCCGTTCCCTGGTTGCGGTTGGCCAGCTCCCGACTGATCTTCTGAACGCGCTGCTCCGCGCGGCGCACCCGCCGCCGCGCCAGCTCCAGCGACTCCGGACCCGCCGAGTCCAGCGCCGTCTCGGCCGCCTGCAGCTCCATATCGGCCTGGATCAGCGGCATCTCCCGATCGATCGCCGCCAGCTCGGCCGCCGTCGGCTCATCGCCAACGACCGGCGAAAGGTGGATGATGTTCATCAGGGTTGTGCTCCTTCTACGCAATGGAAATGTGTGCGACCCCGGACGCCTCGGCGGGTGCAACCGCCGGGGCGTCACTCATGTGCGGCGATTCGTCGTCAGCGACGCCACCACGACACCTTCTGTGCGGCCTTGCTCGCAGCGCCGTTGAGCTTCAAGTACGTCGGGTCATCAGCGGACTCACAGCGGTGCGAGTGCAGCGCCTTCAGCGCCTTCTTGTACTCCGCAACCGCCTTCTGCTGCTGGGCCTTGCTCGCCTGACGGTCCTTACTCGCCATGACTACCTCCGGTGGGTTCGAAAGCTCGTACACACAGGGATTCAGAGCCAGCCGCTACGCTTCTTGGCCACCTTCTTCGCCTGCTTCGCGGCCTCCTTCTTCACGGCCTTCTTCAGCGCCTTCTCAGCAGCGTTGATCGCCGCCCACTTCGCCTGAGTCGCCCTGATGCACTGCATCCACTCCGCCTCAGAGACGTACTCAGCCTTGCCATTGCGGTACACAAGCTTCTTTCCGTTGCTCACGGTCCGGTCCTCTCATCGGCTACATCCTGTACCAACAAATCTGTACCAACAGGTGGTACTGAGAACAGTCACATGGAAACGCTCTGTGAGTCAAGCGCTACGGGTAGAGTTGTTGGTACAGATCTGTTGGCACTGATCAAAGGAGCGTCAGTTGACGACCGATGGACCAGCTCGAACTGCAGCCGGGGTGCATCTGCACGAGGCGATGGCTGCTGATCTGAGACGAGCTATCGAGACTGGCCAGCTCCCGCCCGGCGCGGCCTTACCGAGTGAGGCGGAGCTGATGCAGCGCTACGACGTGTCGAGGAACACGGTTCGTGGTGCCTTGCGCACGTTGGAGAACGCCGGACTCGTGACAAGCGTTAAGGGGCGTGGACGACGCGTCAGCCGACGCGAGCCGGTGGAGATCTGGGCGTCGCGGTCGGAGAGCCGTGCACGTCGGCGCCCGACCGGGGTGGACTCCTGGGTGGACGATGTGGAGGCCCAGGGCAGGACGGCACGAACCGACATCAAGGTTGCCGTAGTGCAGCCGCCAGCCGACGTTGCCAAGCGCTTGCAGCTCGAACCGGGCGGCCTAGCCGCAGTCCGGCAGCGCGTGCGGCTCGTCGACGGTCAGCCGTGGAACCTCAACGACTCGTACTACCCGATGGAACTCGCACAGGAGGTTCCGGCGATCCTCGATCCGGCGGACGTAGTCACGGGGCTTACAGTGCACCTCGCGGACCGTGGTCACATTCAGGTGTCTTACCTAGACGAAATCGCCAGCCGGATGCCCACCCCCGACGAGGCGAAAACCCTTGAAATTGGACCCGGCGTTCCAGTCACGGTCCAAACTCGTACCGGCAGCGCAAAAGACGGAACACCGATCCGATGCACCATCAGCGTACTGCCGGGCGATCGCCATATTTTGCTTTATGAGGTTTCAGCGTGACGAACATCCGGAGGGCCGAACCGTCTAATCTTGAAGCCTTCCTTGACGTACTAGCAACTGCGACAGCGCGTCTGCATGCACGCGGCATCCAGCAATGGCCAAAACGATTTGCGTCGACCAAGGTATTACCCGACATCGAATCCGGCAACGCATACATCGTTTGGGACGGACGAGATGCGGTCGCCACAACGATCCTCAGCCCGAACGGTGATAGAGACTTCTGGACGCCGGAGGAATTGAGCGATTCGGCGTACTACGTCAGCAAGATCTCAACCGCCGGCGGCTACGGTGGCCTCGGGTCAGCCGTACTCGACTGGTGCGGCAGGAAGGCTGCACAGCAGGGCGGGGAACTACTGCGCCTCGACGCTTGGCGTACGAACTTCGATTTGCAGAAGTACTACCTCTCGCAAGGCTTCCGTCACGTGCGGACCGTGGAACTCGGCCACCGCAACTCCGGCGCACTGTTCGAGCGGCCTGCCCGCGATATCGTCACGGGAGCAATGCTCAAGTACGGGCTCAGTGCCTAGGCCGCGAACCCTGGGTATTCATGACCCCCAACCCGCCCGATCATGGTCTCAGTTTTGGTCTCATTCATCGTCGTTCGCGACCGTTCAGAGTCGTTCGGCCACCCGCCCTGCTAAGTCGCGCTGAACGCACAAATGACCCCACGAACAGATCTCCAAGGAATTGGAAAGCGTGTTGGGGGCAACCCCTCACGAGT
The genomic region above belongs to Kribbella solani and contains:
- a CDS encoding DUF3307 domain-containing protein; its protein translation is MTAAFAAYLAALLAAHTVGDHWIQTHTQALCKGKPGWAGRLACLRHVATYTATTALLGLLVWQVLDLHVSWLGFVAGQVLSAGTHYLADRRVHLERFARWIGKGGFLALGVPRSGVDRDGRPYDDNPSLGTAGYALDQSFHHLCLFVAALVTVLLSGGAS
- a CDS encoding DUF6284 family protein codes for the protein MNIIHLSPVVGDEPTAAELAAIDREMPLIQADMELQAAETALDSAGPESLELARRRVRRAEQRVQKISRELANRNQGTEVVA
- a CDS encoding GntR family transcriptional regulator, which codes for MTTDGPARTAAGVHLHEAMAADLRRAIETGQLPPGAALPSEAELMQRYDVSRNTVRGALRTLENAGLVTSVKGRGRRVSRREPVEIWASRSESRARRRPTGVDSWVDDVEAQGRTARTDIKVAVVQPPADVAKRLQLEPGGLAAVRQRVRLVDGQPWNLNDSYYPMELAQEVPAILDPADVVTGLTVHLADRGHIQVSYLDEIASRMPTPDEAKTLEIGPGVPVTVQTRTGSAKDGTPIRCTISVLPGDRHILLYEVSA
- a CDS encoding GNAT family N-acetyltransferase, translating into MTNIRRAEPSNLEAFLDVLATATARLHARGIQQWPKRFASTKVLPDIESGNAYIVWDGRDAVATTILSPNGDRDFWTPEELSDSAYYVSKISTAGGYGGLGSAVLDWCGRKAAQQGGELLRLDAWRTNFDLQKYYLSQGFRHVRTVELGHRNSGALFERPARDIVTGAMLKYGLSA